Proteins encoded within one genomic window of Brenneria nigrifluens DSM 30175 = ATCC 13028:
- a CDS encoding O-acetylserine/cysteine exporter, with protein sequence MSVKDRLLALCVVILWGVNFVVIKVGLQDMPPFLLAGLRFSLVALPAIFFLPAPRVPFRWLLAYGMTISFGQFGFLFCAIKLGMPAGIASLVLQAQAFFTLLLGAMLLSEKLKWNHITGMLVAALGIVLLAEGRQATQTASGMTLTTLLLTLAGALSWAFGNISNKTIMTQNGNVKIMSLVVWSALIPILPFFACSWLFEGEAIIFSSLANIQLPTVLSLFYLAFAATIVGYGIWGNLLARYETWRVAPLSLLVPVAGLISAAVFLDESLTALQVVGALMIMLGLLINVFGARLRSLRLVHRRAG encoded by the coding sequence ATGTCGGTAAAAGATAGGCTGCTCGCACTTTGCGTCGTGATTTTATGGGGTGTGAACTTTGTCGTGATTAAGGTTGGTTTGCAGGATATGCCGCCTTTTTTACTGGCAGGGCTGCGTTTTTCGCTGGTGGCGCTCCCCGCTATTTTCTTTTTGCCTGCGCCCCGCGTCCCTTTCCGCTGGCTGCTGGCGTACGGTATGACCATCAGTTTCGGCCAGTTCGGTTTTCTGTTCTGCGCCATCAAGCTGGGGATGCCGGCGGGTATTGCTTCGCTGGTGCTTCAGGCGCAGGCGTTTTTTACACTGCTGCTCGGCGCGATGCTGCTGTCGGAAAAACTCAAATGGAACCATATCACCGGTATGCTGGTGGCGGCGCTGGGGATAGTTTTACTGGCTGAAGGGCGGCAGGCTACACAGACGGCGTCCGGCATGACGCTGACCACGCTGCTACTCACGCTGGCCGGTGCGTTGTCCTGGGCGTTCGGTAATATCAGCAACAAGACGATCATGACTCAGAACGGTAACGTAAAAATCATGTCGCTGGTGGTATGGAGTGCGCTGATCCCCATCTTGCCTTTCTTTGCCTGTTCATGGCTGTTTGAGGGTGAAGCGATCATTTTCTCCAGCCTGGCGAATATTCAACTGCCTACCGTATTGTCGCTGTTTTATCTGGCTTTTGCCGCCACGATAGTCGGCTACGGCATATGGGGAAATTTGCTGGCGCGCTACGAAACCTGGCGCGTGGCGCCGCTCTCTTTGCTGGTGCCGGTGGCCGGTTTAATCAGTGCGGCGGTATTCCTCGACGAATCCCTCACCGCCTTACAGGTAGTCGGTGCGCTGATGATTATGCTGGGGTTGTTGATCAATGTATTTGGCGCCCGTCTGCGGTCATTGAGGCTGGTCCATAGGCGGGCGGGATAG
- a CDS encoding MFS transporter: MLPHGKSEILSLAIKKSVRRLLPFLALMYILAYLDRANIGFAKETFQIDTGLSTAAYAFGAGIFFIGYAIFEVPSNIFMFKYGARIWLARIMVTWGAISALMMFVDSELSFYVLRFLLGACEAGFMPGVMLYLTFWFPITVRAKVAGFFWFGPPLAFILGGPLSGGLLAMHGAFGLHGWQIMFLVTGLLTILVGIWAYFYLDDRPSDERCTWLTPQERDVLCETMATEENEKVNHGPKGILQALLDPKVIFLCLIAFTIQVGSYGIAFFLPTQVAHIMGTKVGFWVGVVTGIPWLCALLAAYYIPHFSTVIRERRWVASLTLVTGAAGVAGSGLLAGTPLVAFIALCIGCAGLLAVQPIFWTFPTGYLGGAAAASGIALINSLANLGGFVAPNIRVWAESAFNNDVAGLYLLGGIAFAGALMILAVYRLGIGKQEDRGDKVTLNRTQKA, encoded by the coding sequence TCCGTCAGAAGATTATTACCTTTTCTGGCCTTAATGTATATTCTGGCTTATCTCGACAGGGCTAATATCGGTTTTGCGAAAGAGACTTTTCAGATTGACACCGGGTTAAGTACCGCCGCTTACGCATTTGGCGCCGGTATATTCTTTATTGGCTACGCTATATTCGAAGTGCCGAGTAATATTTTTATGTTTAAATATGGCGCCCGTATTTGGCTGGCTCGTATTATGGTGACCTGGGGAGCGATTTCGGCATTGATGATGTTTGTTGATTCTGAGCTTTCCTTCTATGTTCTGCGTTTTCTGTTGGGCGCATGTGAAGCCGGATTTATGCCGGGCGTAATGCTCTACCTGACTTTCTGGTTTCCGATTACGGTTCGGGCAAAAGTCGCCGGTTTCTTCTGGTTCGGACCGCCGCTGGCGTTTATTCTTGGCGGTCCGTTATCCGGCGGTTTGCTGGCGATGCACGGCGCCTTTGGTTTACACGGCTGGCAAATTATGTTCCTGGTCACCGGTCTGTTAACCATTCTGGTGGGGATCTGGGCTTACTTTTATCTGGACGATCGTCCGTCAGACGAACGTTGTACCTGGCTGACACCGCAAGAGCGCGATGTGCTGTGTGAAACCATGGCGACGGAAGAAAATGAAAAAGTAAATCACGGTCCGAAAGGCATTCTGCAGGCACTGCTTGATCCAAAAGTGATTTTCCTGTGTCTGATCGCATTTACCATCCAGGTTGGCTCCTACGGCATCGCTTTCTTCCTGCCGACCCAGGTTGCTCACATCATGGGCACCAAAGTAGGGTTCTGGGTAGGGGTGGTTACCGGGATCCCGTGGCTATGCGCGTTATTGGCAGCCTATTACATTCCCCATTTCTCGACCGTTATCCGTGAGCGGCGTTGGGTGGCTTCGCTGACGTTGGTTACCGGTGCGGCAGGGGTGGCGGGTTCGGGCCTGCTGGCCGGGACACCGCTGGTCGCCTTTATCGCATTGTGCATTGGCTGCGCCGGATTACTGGCCGTGCAGCCTATCTTCTGGACATTCCCTACCGGCTATTTGGGCGGAGCGGCGGCGGCATCAGGTATTGCTTTGATTAACTCGCTGGCGAATCTGGGGGGATTTGTGGCGCCAAACATCCGTGTTTGGGCCGAATCCGCATTTAACAATGACGTCGCCGGATTATATCTGCTGGGAGGGATTGCCTTTGCCGGGGCGCTGATGATCCTGGCCGTGTATCGTCTGGGAATTGGTAAGCAGGAAGATCGTGGAGATAAAGTCACGCTGAACCGGACGCAAAAAGCATAA